In Sphingobacterium sp. lm-10, one DNA window encodes the following:
- a CDS encoding site-specific integrase, protein MKTNFSVLFFLKKSKNQKSQNPSFVYWRVTLNGKRWECPTGKKAFPEQWNVQAGRFLGKSQQTRTMNAFLDNLNARLHAIYHDLRMDGADFDIAAFKKRYLGITDTGYTLCYAIEIHNEKMQTLVQHGEYAVGTLKRYQVLLRHIKTFIEVTYHKSDVDLKELDQTFIDDFEFYLRSVKLNDINTSNKHLKNLKKIVLICIRYKWIDADPFDGRKLQSKPVNRTFLTSDELSRIVEKELTTQRLEQVRDFFLFSCYTGLSYADVHKLQLTDIGIGIDGEKWIFTYRQKTDTRVSIPLLPIASSILGKYAENPWCIHNNRALPISSNQKMNEYLVEIAALCSINKTLGNRVAKRTFATTVTLMNGVPIESVSKMLGHTNIRTTQLYAKVLDKKVSEDMAPLMKKFVSAD, encoded by the coding sequence ATGAAGACTAATTTTAGTGTACTCTTCTTTTTGAAGAAGTCAAAAAATCAAAAATCACAGAATCCGTCCTTCGTTTATTGGCGCGTTACCTTGAATGGAAAGCGGTGGGAATGCCCAACCGGAAAAAAAGCATTCCCAGAACAGTGGAATGTGCAAGCTGGAAGATTCTTGGGAAAGTCCCAACAAACCAGAACAATGAATGCATTTTTGGACAATCTGAACGCGAGGTTACATGCTATCTATCATGATCTTCGGATGGATGGAGCCGATTTTGACATTGCTGCATTTAAAAAACGCTACCTAGGTATTACAGATACCGGCTATACCTTATGTTATGCCATTGAGATCCACAATGAAAAAATGCAAACGCTTGTGCAGCATGGTGAGTATGCCGTAGGTACGCTCAAACGATATCAGGTACTCCTAAGGCACATTAAAACTTTCATAGAAGTTACTTACCACAAATCTGATGTCGACCTGAAAGAACTAGATCAGACATTTATTGATGACTTCGAATTCTACCTTCGATCTGTTAAGCTTAATGACATCAACACCTCCAATAAACACTTAAAGAATCTTAAAAAGATCGTTCTAATCTGCATTCGCTATAAATGGATTGATGCTGATCCTTTTGATGGTCGTAAGCTTCAATCTAAGCCCGTTAACAGAACTTTTTTGACTTCAGATGAATTGAGCCGTATTGTCGAGAAAGAGCTGACAACGCAAAGACTGGAACAGGTTCGTGACTTCTTCCTGTTTAGTTGCTATACAGGACTTTCCTACGCAGATGTACATAAACTTCAACTAACGGATATTGGCATTGGTATAGACGGCGAAAAATGGATTTTTACGTATCGCCAGAAAACGGATACACGAGTTTCGATTCCCCTACTGCCCATAGCATCCAGCATACTGGGAAAGTATGCTGAGAATCCGTGGTGTATCCATAACAATCGTGCTCTACCAATTTCCAGTAACCAAAAGATGAATGAATATTTGGTAGAAATAGCTGCATTATGTAGCATTAATAAGACTTTAGGCAACCGTGTAGCTAAAAGAACTTTTGCCACCACAGTAACACTCATGAATGGTGTGCCTATCGAAAGCGTATCAAAGATGCTTGGTCATACCAATATTCGCACCACGCAGCTTTATGCAAAAGTACTTGATAAGAAAGTAAGTGAAGATATGGCGCCACTGATGAAGAAGTTTGTTAGCGCCGATTGA
- a CDS encoding carboxypeptidase-like regulatory domain-containing protein yields the protein MRQTLLSITVLAILFLTSGLSSFGQELKGVVYDLQNSQKLRGILVKNLNNNKQAETDSEGNFTIDAKANDYLRLSGGGYESDTIFIYEQALRRVYLVRDQETLVINEVYVTRLSDSRLASEIARAKNDGQAAEASQQRGGLRVSPSRLFGRRGKQARSNLDVLIAERDNRQVDRVFTNQLIRSMTPLTDDEIPLFREGYRPSLSFIESATPEDLRAYISDSYTKYRKEKP from the coding sequence ATGAGACAAACTCTTTTATCGATAACGGTATTGGCTATTCTATTTCTGACCAGCGGACTCAGTTCCTTTGGTCAGGAACTGAAGGGCGTAGTTTATGACCTTCAAAACAGTCAAAAGCTGCGCGGAATTTTAGTCAAGAATCTGAATAATAATAAGCAGGCAGAAACAGATAGTGAAGGTAACTTCACGATAGATGCTAAGGCAAATGATTACCTACGCCTTTCGGGCGGTGGTTACGAGTCAGACACGATTTTTATTTATGAACAGGCACTGCGACGTGTGTATTTAGTAAGGGATCAAGAAACCTTGGTGATCAACGAAGTGTATGTAACGCGTTTATCGGACAGCCGTCTGGCATCGGAAATTGCACGTGCAAAGAATGACGGACAAGCGGCGGAAGCCAGTCAGCAACGCGGTGGACTGCGCGTCTCTCCTTCTCGCTTGTTTGGAAGACGTGGGAAGCAAGCGAGAAGCAATTTAGATGTTTTGATCGCTGAGCGCGACAATCGGCAAGTGGATCGGGTGTTTACTAATCAGCTAATTCGTTCGATGACTCCACTTACAGATGACGAAATTCCGCTGTTTCGAGAGGGCTACCGACCAAGTTTATCATTTATTGAGAGTGCCACTCCGGAAGACTTAAGAGCTTACATTAGTGATTCTTACACCAAATACAGAAAAGAAAAACCATAA
- a CDS encoding Spx/MgsR family RNA polymerase-binding regulatory protein, which yields MTASKNSHLNVYGIKNCSTVKKALDWLTTNEKPFVFHDFKKEPATVGKLEEWEKHVTYETLLNKKGTTWRKLGSEVQQQIVDAPSANAVLAANNSMIKRPIIEHSTGLLVGFDEDNYKTYL from the coding sequence ATGACAGCATCCAAAAATTCACACCTAAATGTTTACGGTATCAAAAACTGTAGCACCGTAAAAAAAGCTCTGGATTGGCTCACAACAAATGAAAAGCCTTTTGTATTTCATGATTTTAAGAAAGAACCCGCTACTGTAGGCAAGCTGGAAGAGTGGGAAAAACATGTTACTTACGAAACTTTATTGAATAAAAAAGGAACGACCTGGCGAAAACTTGGATCGGAAGTACAACAACAAATTGTCGATGCTCCGTCGGCGAATGCAGTCTTGGCAGCCAATAACAGCATGATCAAACGCCCTATAATAGAGCATTCAACTGGTTTGCTAGTCGGTTTTGACGAAGATAACTACAAAACATACCTTTAG
- a CDS encoding Crp/Fnr family transcriptional regulator → MKKDIKALHIFFKFWSEYAQMDRYHKQWARDNLHPIQVNRGELLYNYSSPQRNLYFVCQGMIAFVSIDPSIKKRKIESVALAYNSLKSTNHLYTNTPRTGSIVALRSSLVLRIAYERVKKLKNRDPVIDILFDVLASREIRQHRSHISILLLKSPLDRYRLFREQLFSIQSVMTQQEQADYLGIFKRTLQECQYLFLKSLNS, encoded by the coding sequence ATGAAGAAAGACATCAAAGCCTTACATATCTTTTTTAAATTCTGGTCAGAGTATGCTCAAATGGACAGATACCATAAGCAATGGGCTCGAGACAACCTGCACCCAATACAGGTCAATCGCGGCGAACTTCTATACAACTATTCTTCCCCACAGAGAAACTTATATTTCGTTTGCCAAGGAATGATCGCATTCGTATCCATTGATCCTTCTATTAAAAAAAGAAAAATCGAAAGTGTCGCTTTAGCATACAACTCCTTAAAATCAACCAATCACCTTTATACCAATACGCCAAGAACAGGCAGTATCGTAGCACTTCGGTCAAGTTTAGTTCTACGCATAGCATACGAACGTGTAAAAAAACTTAAAAACCGTGATCCAGTAATTGACATTCTATTTGATGTGCTCGCTAGTAGAGAAATAAGACAGCATAGAAGTCATATCTCCATTTTGCTATTAAAATCACCACTTGATAGGTATAGACTTTTCCGCGAGCAGCTTTTCAGTATTCAGTCGGTAATGACTCAGCAGGAACAAGCAGATTATTTGGGTATATTTAAACGAACCCTTCAAGAATGCCAATATCTTTTCCTAAAAAGCTTAAATAGCTAA
- a CDS encoding M1 family metallopeptidase, producing the protein MNKLLSFVAMAGMAISSISLQAQQAKESLYDYTEAFHPIFYNNNGSPYRSASGRPGHNYWQNAASYDLKVRLDDQANRVSGHVTITYTNNSPDVLDFIWLQLDQNLFEPNSIGQAVVPLSNSRYGSAGDHFNGGYEIASVGVNGQNDAKYTINDTRMRVDLAKPLAANGGKTTLTIEYAYNIPMYGADRTGILETAQGNIYAIAQWYPRVYVYDDVQGWNTLPYTGPGEFYCEYGDFNVEITAPAEHIVVMGGELLNPQDVWTSEQLSRYKDAQKSDKTIMIRSAEEVANKQSRPNKKELTWKYRLENARDVAWASSKAFIIDGARINLPSGKSALAMSAYPAESNGGNAWERSTEYTKASIEYYSKKWFEYPYPAAVNVASNVGGMEYPGISFCSSKAKAGSLWGVTDHEFGHNWFPMIVGSNERLHAWMDEGFNTFINDLSTAAFNNGEYERRMGDRNSMTTAFAVPGLEPIMSSPQNMRERNLGILAYYKPGFGLRLLRDEIIGAKRFDAAFRAYVHAWAFKHPTPEDFFRTIESETGENLAWFWRGWFQHNWLLDQAIDEVRYVEMSPEKGAIIKISNLQKLALPVVVEAVTESGQKVRKKLPVDIWERNKTWSFMLETKERLVSVTIDPDHVYPDINQENNTWKSN; encoded by the coding sequence ATGAACAAACTACTATCCTTTGTAGCCATGGCTGGAATGGCCATCAGCTCCATATCGCTTCAAGCTCAGCAAGCCAAAGAATCGCTGTACGATTATACAGAAGCCTTCCATCCCATATTTTATAATAACAATGGTTCTCCCTACCGTTCTGCAAGTGGCCGCCCAGGACACAACTATTGGCAGAACGCAGCTAGTTACGACCTGAAAGTTCGTCTAGATGATCAGGCCAATCGAGTTTCTGGCCATGTTACGATAACGTATACCAACAATAGTCCCGATGTGTTGGATTTTATTTGGTTACAACTAGACCAGAATCTTTTTGAGCCAAATTCAATCGGGCAAGCAGTGGTGCCGTTATCCAATAGCCGTTATGGTAGCGCTGGTGATCATTTTAACGGTGGTTACGAAATTGCTTCTGTGGGCGTAAATGGTCAGAATGACGCGAAATATACGATCAATGACACTCGTATGCGTGTTGATTTGGCTAAGCCTTTGGCGGCCAATGGTGGAAAAACTACATTGACCATTGAATATGCTTACAATATCCCGATGTATGGTGCGGATCGTACAGGAATTCTTGAAACGGCACAAGGGAATATTTACGCGATTGCGCAATGGTACCCGCGAGTGTATGTGTACGACGATGTACAAGGTTGGAATACGTTGCCATATACCGGACCCGGTGAGTTTTATTGTGAATACGGAGATTTCAACGTCGAGATTACGGCGCCTGCAGAGCATATCGTGGTTATGGGTGGCGAGTTACTGAACCCGCAGGATGTATGGACCAGCGAGCAGCTGAGCCGCTATAAAGACGCGCAGAAGAGCGATAAGACAATTATGATCCGATCGGCAGAGGAAGTAGCAAATAAACAATCTCGTCCGAACAAAAAGGAATTGACTTGGAAATACCGCTTAGAAAATGCACGGGATGTAGCATGGGCTTCTTCTAAAGCATTTATCATAGATGGTGCGCGCATTAATTTGCCTAGCGGTAAAAGCGCATTGGCGATGTCTGCTTATCCGGCAGAAAGCAATGGCGGCAACGCTTGGGAGCGTTCTACCGAATACACCAAGGCCTCTATCGAGTATTATTCCAAAAAATGGTTTGAGTACCCCTACCCGGCTGCCGTGAACGTGGCATCTAATGTGGGTGGTATGGAATACCCTGGAATTTCATTTTGTTCCAGCAAAGCGAAAGCAGGTAGCCTTTGGGGCGTAACAGATCATGAATTTGGTCACAACTGGTTTCCAATGATTGTAGGTAGCAATGAGCGTTTACATGCATGGATGGATGAAGGCTTCAACACCTTTATCAATGATCTTTCTACGGCGGCATTCAATAATGGGGAATACGAACGTCGCATGGGCGATCGCAATAGCATGACGACGGCTTTCGCTGTTCCTGGTTTGGAGCCCATCATGAGTTCACCGCAAAATATGCGCGAGCGCAACTTAGGTATTCTTGCCTATTACAAACCGGGCTTTGGCTTACGTTTGCTCCGCGACGAGATTATCGGCGCGAAGCGGTTCGATGCCGCATTTAGAGCCTACGTGCATGCTTGGGCATTCAAACATCCTACACCGGAAGATTTCTTCCGTACAATTGAAAGCGAAACTGGTGAAAACCTCGCTTGGTTTTGGCGCGGCTGGTTTCAGCACAATTGGTTATTGGATCAGGCGATTGATGAAGTACGTTATGTAGAAATGTCGCCTGAGAAGGGAGCTATTATTAAGATTAGCAACCTGCAGAAACTTGCGTTGCCGGTAGTGGTAGAGGCCGTGACAGAAAGCGGTCAAAAAGTTCGTAAAAAACTTCCAGTAGACATTTGGGAACGAAACAAAACCTGGTCATTTATGTTAGAAACTAAAGAAAGATTGGTATCTGTAACCATCGATCCAGATCATGTATATCCAGATATCAATCAGGAAAATAACACTTGGAAATCTAATTAA
- a CDS encoding SDR family oxidoreductase → MTDTKNLSEDPSQKYPKPPVPKQDQPVPGVEGKLNPKADHGEDSYKGSGKLKGKKAIITGGDSGIGRAVAIAFAREGADVLISYLDDSEDEDANLTAEYVEKEGRKAVLIKGDIKEESHCKYIVETAVKEFGGLDILVNNAAFQMARESIQDISSEEWDKTFRTNITAMFYLCKAAEPHLKPGSSIINTTSVNAYSPNELLLPYAATKGAIQNFTANLSQILLEDGKGIRVNAVAPGPIWTPLIPSTIPAHEEFGKNTPMGRAGQPAEVAPAYVFLASEDASYIAGATIPVAGGRITI, encoded by the coding sequence ATGACAGACACTAAAAACCTTTCAGAAGACCCATCTCAAAAATATCCTAAACCTCCCGTTCCAAAGCAAGATCAACCTGTTCCAGGTGTGGAAGGTAAACTAAATCCAAAAGCCGATCATGGCGAGGATTCGTATAAAGGCAGTGGGAAATTGAAGGGAAAGAAAGCGATTATTACGGGCGGTGATTCAGGTATAGGGCGGGCAGTCGCCATAGCGTTTGCACGAGAAGGTGCAGATGTATTGATTAGTTATCTGGATGATTCAGAGGATGAGGATGCAAATCTGACTGCTGAATATGTGGAAAAAGAGGGGAGGAAGGCAGTCCTTATCAAGGGAGACATCAAGGAAGAGTCACACTGTAAATATATTGTTGAAACTGCGGTGAAGGAGTTTGGCGGATTAGATATTTTGGTGAATAATGCGGCATTCCAGATGGCAAGGGAAAGTATTCAGGATATATCTTCTGAAGAATGGGATAAAACCTTTCGTACAAACATCACGGCCATGTTTTACCTATGTAAAGCCGCTGAACCTCATTTGAAACCAGGAAGCAGTATTATAAATACCACTTCCGTCAATGCGTATTCCCCTAACGAACTGTTATTGCCTTATGCAGCCACAAAGGGTGCAATACAGAACTTTACAGCTAATTTGAGTCAAATTCTGCTGGAAGATGGAAAAGGTATCCGCGTGAATGCAGTGGCACCAGGACCCATCTGGACACCGCTTATCCCTTCAACAATTCCAGCTCACGAGGAGTTTGGGAAAAATACACCTATGGGAAGAGCTGGTCAGCCAGCGGAGGTAGCTCCAGCCTATGTCTTTCTTGCATCAGAAGATGCCAGTTATATCGCAGGTGCGACTATACCAGTAGCGGGCGGAAGAATAACTATTTAA
- a CDS encoding GNAT family N-acetyltransferase — MELKHIPKGENGIILALEDDVQYGEITYVLHGDNQVLIDHTEVESFARNKGVGKALVKEVVSIAREKGWKIIPQCPFAEAEFDQNDSYSDVRA, encoded by the coding sequence ATGGAATTAAAACATATACCAAAAGGGGAGAACGGGATCATTTTGGCCTTGGAAGACGATGTACAATATGGTGAGATTACCTATGTATTGCATGGTGACAATCAGGTGCTTATCGATCATACAGAAGTGGAGTCTTTTGCGCGTAATAAGGGAGTAGGAAAAGCATTAGTCAAAGAAGTCGTGTCTATAGCACGTGAGAAGGGTTGGAAAATCATACCACAATGCCCGTTTGCTGAAGCGGAGTTTGATCAGAACGATTCGTATTCGGATGTTCGTGCTTAG
- the rpoN gene encoding RNA polymerase factor sigma-54, whose translation MLKQTLQQKLLQKLSPQQIQFIKLLQVPTVSLDARIKEELEENPALEDGSLTNMNDPIEEYPDRDPDDNFEMEERSTEEEFSVEEYIQEDDFNDYSSSYSGDDEDDRKEIPVAIQDSFYENLRNQLDLLALSDKLYQIGLQIIGSLDDDGYLRRPIHSLIDDLAFSQNVIAEEEDVLEILQVIQEFDPAGVGARDLQECLLIQLRKKDTTNPIIQKAVIVIEKYLEEFIKKHYDKIEKQLGVDSAELRDIFAEILKLNPKPGDAGTVAGKQLHVIPDFHISNNDGVLHLTLNGRNAPELRVSRSYQEMFAHYEKAEKNDKKMKDAVQFVKQKLDSAKWFIDAIKQRQQTLLKTMNAIMEYQYDYFQKGDDRMLKPMILKDIAERIEMDISTVSRVANSKYVQTEFGTFLLKSFFSEAIQTDSGEEVSNKEVKKILEECIANEDKRKPLADEKLTDILKEKGYSIARRTVAKYREAMNIPVARLRKEL comes from the coding sequence ATGTTAAAGCAGACCTTACAACAAAAACTTTTACAAAAACTATCTCCACAGCAAATTCAGTTTATAAAGCTGTTGCAGGTGCCGACGGTTTCATTAGATGCAAGGATAAAAGAAGAGCTCGAAGAAAATCCGGCATTGGAAGACGGCAGTCTCACCAATATGAATGATCCGATCGAAGAATATCCAGATCGTGATCCAGACGATAATTTTGAGATGGAAGAACGCTCTACCGAAGAGGAATTTAGCGTAGAGGAATACATACAAGAAGACGATTTTAATGATTACAGCTCTTCTTACTCCGGCGACGATGAGGATGATCGCAAAGAAATCCCAGTAGCCATACAGGATTCATTTTATGAAAACCTACGTAATCAACTGGATCTATTGGCCTTAAGTGATAAGCTATACCAGATTGGTTTACAGATTATTGGCAGCCTTGATGATGATGGTTACTTAAGAAGGCCTATTCATTCCCTAATTGATGATTTGGCATTTTCACAAAATGTGATCGCTGAAGAAGAGGATGTATTGGAGATTCTGCAAGTGATACAGGAGTTCGATCCGGCCGGTGTGGGTGCACGAGATTTACAAGAATGTCTTTTGATCCAGTTGCGCAAGAAAGATACCACTAATCCGATCATTCAGAAGGCAGTGATTGTCATCGAAAAGTACCTCGAAGAATTCATCAAGAAACATTACGATAAGATTGAGAAGCAACTGGGTGTAGATTCTGCCGAGTTAAGAGATATCTTTGCGGAGATTTTGAAGCTAAATCCCAAACCAGGTGATGCCGGCACTGTTGCAGGAAAGCAATTGCACGTAATCCCTGATTTTCACATCTCCAATAACGATGGGGTACTCCACCTCACCTTAAATGGTCGCAATGCACCAGAATTACGCGTCTCTCGTTCTTACCAAGAGATGTTCGCACACTATGAAAAGGCCGAAAAGAACGATAAGAAAATGAAAGATGCCGTGCAGTTTGTAAAGCAAAAGCTGGATTCTGCAAAATGGTTTATCGATGCCATTAAACAACGACAACAGACGCTTCTAAAGACCATGAATGCTATTATGGAGTATCAATACGATTACTTTCAGAAAGGCGACGATCGGATGTTGAAACCGATGATCTTGAAAGATATCGCCGAGCGCATTGAAATGGACATATCAACGGTATCGCGTGTGGCAAACTCTAAATACGTACAGACAGAATTTGGTACTTTTCTATTAAAATCCTTTTTCTCGGAAGCAATACAAACAGATTCGGGCGAAGAGGTTTCCAATAAAGAAGTTAAGAAAATTCTCGAGGAGTGCATTGCCAACGAAGATAAACGTAAGCCTCTGGCCGACGAAAAGTTGACAGACATCTTGAAGGAAAAGGGTTATTCTATCGCTAGACGCACGGTGGCCAAATACAGAGAAGCCATGAATATTCCCGTGGCGCGACTACGTAAAGAACTGTAG
- a CDS encoding ferric reductase-like transmembrane domain-containing protein, which yields MHYTYRNGFLWLFIYAGLSLLPLLLALTGSIPQVRQFWIELGVAFGFIGLGMMAVQFIFTGRFQKIAAVYSGDNVMQFHKQIGIISFLFVLAHPITLLLADFSYISYFDPRVNFMRAISLSIVTISLFAIVGSSLWRQAMNLSYENWRLIHGFLALAIVFIGLVHAIQVSHYMDPLWKKIILAMIICICMYLVVHTRIIRPYQNRKHAYKIVHVIEERNDCYTIALEATGKKMNYVPGQYCWVTINNTPFDLQQHPFSLCSSALDPQIQLTAKVLGDFTATWQDLKPGDTAYLEGPFGAFTPSASANLFFIMGGIGITPAMSMLRTLRDQKDEREIVLIYANSDWENITFREELDELSETLNLRLIHVLEEPEDDWDGEEGFISQELLARYIPKEHDNYMFFICGPTPLMDITEISLHNLGINWKQIYSERFEMV from the coding sequence ATGCACTATACTTATCGAAACGGATTTCTTTGGCTTTTTATTTATGCTGGCTTGTCGCTTCTACCCCTTTTGCTTGCTTTGACAGGATCCATTCCTCAGGTTAGGCAATTTTGGATAGAACTTGGGGTGGCATTTGGGTTTATTGGATTGGGCATGATGGCGGTACAATTCATTTTTACCGGACGTTTTCAAAAGATTGCTGCCGTGTATAGTGGTGATAATGTAATGCAATTTCACAAGCAGATAGGCATCATCTCATTCCTTTTTGTGCTTGCCCATCCCATCACCTTGTTGTTGGCCGACTTTTCTTACATATCTTATTTCGATCCACGAGTCAACTTCATGCGTGCAATTTCGCTTAGCATAGTTACGATCTCGCTATTTGCGATCGTAGGCAGCAGCTTGTGGCGCCAAGCGATGAATCTCAGTTATGAAAATTGGCGATTAATTCATGGTTTTCTAGCATTAGCCATCGTATTTATTGGGTTGGTTCACGCTATTCAGGTGTCTCACTATATGGATCCCTTGTGGAAAAAAATCATTTTAGCTATGATTATCTGTATTTGTATGTATCTCGTAGTGCATACGCGAATTATTCGGCCGTACCAAAATCGTAAACATGCCTACAAGATTGTACACGTGATCGAAGAAAGAAACGACTGTTACACCATAGCACTTGAGGCCACCGGCAAAAAGATGAACTACGTACCAGGTCAGTACTGTTGGGTAACCATCAATAACACGCCATTTGATCTGCAGCAACATCCGTTTTCACTGTGTTCTAGCGCGTTAGATCCGCAAATTCAATTAACGGCAAAAGTTTTAGGTGACTTCACAGCAACTTGGCAAGATTTGAAGCCAGGTGATACGGCTTATCTGGAAGGACCCTTCGGCGCATTTACACCGTCTGCCTCTGCGAATCTGTTCTTTATTATGGGCGGTATAGGTATTACGCCCGCTATGAGCATGTTGCGTACGCTTCGTGATCAGAAGGACGAGAGGGAGATTGTGCTGATTTATGCTAATAGTGATTGGGAGAATATTACATTTCGAGAGGAATTGGATGAGTTGAGCGAAACATTGAATCTCCGACTTATTCATGTACTTGAAGAGCCCGAAGATGATTGGGATGGAGAGGAAGGATTTATTTCTCAGGAATTACTAGCCCGCTATATCCCAAAGGAGCACGATAATTATATGTTTTTCATCTGTGGACCAACACCATTGATGGACATTACCGAAATATCCCTACATAACTTGGGAATCAATTGGAAACAGATTTATTCAGAACGTTTTGAAATGGTATAA
- a CDS encoding SRPBCC domain-containing protein — MHLDTIHIEVTYNAPVERVWQALTETDRIREWCFDVSAFPVKEGSEFEFRKVGRERVFLHRCKILDAEDNVRLQYTWSYPDLMIGESVVTWELIPRGSVTSVRLMHEHLLNHKEGGEAFSIDSFDAGWNDILKRSLANYLEK; from the coding sequence ATGCATCTAGACACTATTCACATCGAAGTAACTTATAATGCGCCAGTAGAACGGGTGTGGCAGGCTTTGACCGAGACAGATCGAATTCGGGAATGGTGTTTTGATGTATCCGCATTTCCTGTAAAGGAAGGATCAGAATTCGAATTTCGAAAAGTAGGTCGTGAGCGTGTGTTTTTGCATCGCTGTAAAATTTTAGATGCAGAAGATAATGTACGCTTGCAGTATACGTGGAGCTATCCTGATTTGATGATCGGAGAATCGGTGGTGACCTGGGAGCTTATCCCCCGGGGTTCCGTTACTTCCGTTCGATTAATGCACGAGCATCTGCTAAATCACAAGGAAGGCGGAGAAGCATTTAGCATTGACAGCTTCGACGCTGGCTGGAATGATATATTGAAACGCTCATTAGCAAATTATTTAGAAAAATAA
- a CDS encoding ZIP family metal transporter — protein sequence MDDLISYFASLHPLQAALFAGLFTWGVTALGAALVFFFKEINRKFLNMMLGFTGGVMIAASFWSLLEPAIEMSDGEGFKKVVPAAVGFIAGALFIFGLDKLMPHLHINFAKSEGPKSSLHRTTLLVIAIALHNIPEGLAVGVLFGGVAYGLGDASIAGAVLLTIGIGLQNFPEGIAVSMPLRRMGLSRWKSFTYGQLSAIVEPIFAVLGVLAVGFFVPLLPYALAFAAGAMIFVVIEEVVPETQAEGHSDVPILGFVLGFVVMMVLDVALG from the coding sequence ATGGATGATTTAATTTCTTACTTCGCTTCCTTGCATCCGTTGCAGGCTGCTTTATTTGCTGGTTTATTTACTTGGGGTGTCACGGCACTTGGGGCTGCGCTTGTTTTCTTCTTTAAGGAAATCAATCGTAAGTTTCTAAATATGATGCTGGGATTTACTGGCGGAGTTATGATCGCGGCAAGCTTCTGGAGCTTGCTGGAGCCAGCTATCGAAATGAGCGATGGAGAAGGCTTTAAGAAAGTCGTGCCGGCAGCGGTGGGTTTTATCGCTGGAGCGCTATTTATCTTTGGTTTGGACAAGCTCATGCCGCACTTACACATTAATTTTGCAAAATCTGAAGGTCCGAAATCATCTTTGCATCGTACGACTTTATTAGTTATTGCGATCGCTTTGCATAATATCCCGGAAGGTTTGGCGGTTGGTGTGCTTTTTGGTGGCGTAGCTTATGGATTAGGTGATGCCAGTATTGCAGGAGCCGTTCTTCTAACGATTGGTATTGGCTTACAAAATTTTCCGGAAGGAATAGCCGTTTCTATGCCTTTACGCAGGATGGGATTGAGCCGTTGGAAGAGTTTTACCTATGGGCAGTTATCAGCGATCGTAGAACCGATATTTGCCGTATTAGGAGTTTTAGCGGTTGGCTTTTTTGTGCCACTTTTACCCTATGCACTAGCTTTTGCCGCTGGAGCAATGATCTTTGTCGTGATAGAGGAGGTGGTGCCGGAGACACAAGCAGAAGGGCACTCGGATGTGCCTATTTTAGGATTTGTGCTGGGTTTTGTGGTGATGATGGTGCTAGACGTAGCACTAGGTTAA